In one window of Pseudomonas putida DNA:
- a CDS encoding neutral zinc metallopeptidase gives MDWRKGRRSDNVVDARGEGGGGGMRFGGGKGLGLGAVLLIIGIGWITGQDPLQILGQLAGQMEQQQAAPSGAGGKAPSANDQQAEFVASILGDTEDTWKALFAQAGKQYRDPKLVLFSGQVNSACGFASSAVGPFYCPADQRVYLDMSFFREMETRFAAAGDFAQAYVIAHEIGHHVQTLLGVSAKVDAARRSGQRLEGDNGLLVRQELQADCLAGVWAYQAQKRLNWLEPGDVEEALNAANAIGDDRLQQQGQGRVVPDSFTHGTSAQRVRWFKAGFGSGDLNRCDTFNARNL, from the coding sequence ATGGATTGGCGAAAAGGCCGACGCAGCGACAATGTGGTGGATGCACGCGGCGAAGGCGGTGGCGGCGGGATGCGCTTCGGCGGTGGCAAGGGCCTGGGGCTGGGCGCCGTGCTGCTGATCATCGGCATCGGCTGGATCACCGGCCAGGATCCGCTGCAGATCCTCGGCCAGCTCGCCGGCCAGATGGAGCAACAGCAGGCAGCGCCCAGCGGCGCTGGCGGCAAGGCACCGTCGGCCAATGATCAACAGGCCGAGTTCGTCGCCTCGATCCTGGGCGACACCGAAGATACCTGGAAGGCCCTGTTCGCCCAGGCCGGCAAGCAATACCGCGACCCCAAGCTGGTGCTGTTCAGCGGTCAGGTCAACTCCGCGTGCGGCTTCGCCTCCTCGGCGGTCGGCCCCTTCTATTGCCCGGCTGATCAGCGGGTGTACCTGGACATGTCGTTCTTCCGCGAAATGGAAACCCGCTTCGCTGCCGCCGGCGACTTCGCCCAGGCCTACGTGATCGCCCACGAAATTGGCCACCACGTACAGACCCTGCTCGGCGTCTCGGCCAAGGTCGATGCCGCACGCCGCAGCGGCCAGCGCCTTGAGGGCGACAATGGCCTGCTGGTACGCCAGGAACTGCAGGCCGACTGCCTGGCCGGTGTCTGGGCCTACCAGGCACAGAAACGTCTCAACTGGCTGGAGCCCGGCGATGTCGAAGAGGCACTCAACGCCGCCAACGCCATCGGCGACGACCGCCTCCAGCAACAGGGGCAAGGGCGCGTGGTGCCCGACTCCTTCACCCATGGCACCTCGGCGCAGCGGGTACGCTGGTTCAAGGCTGGCTTCGGCAGTGGCGACCTCAACCGCTGCGACACCTTCAACGCACGCAACTTGTAA